One genomic segment of Vulcanisaeta thermophila includes these proteins:
- a CDS encoding nucleotidyltransferase family protein gives MILTAGLGERLRPLTYLVPKPYLPLRDGLIIERILKWATEELSFDDVIVVLAYMADKVLTMLGDSLGNVRTVVSDQLLGTAGQLWYVRDYVSEDDNVVVINGDVITNTPLAKAYDYHRQHNADLTIIASHLSIPIKYGVLEYEGDGRFRDWVEKPIIKLAVVTGIYIMRGSLIRMLRRERLDMNNYIKNLNNQGFRIYVLVGDNEYIDLGTPQDYLNYVLTH, from the coding sequence GTGATCCTAACAGCCGGGCTTGGCGAGAGGCTTAGACCACTAACATACCTCGTACCAAAGCCATACCTACCCCTGAGGGATGGCTTGATAATAGAGAGGATACTTAAATGGGCCACGGAGGAGTTGTCCTTCGACGATGTCATAGTAGTCCTGGCATACATGGCTGATAAGGTGCTAACCATGCTGGGCGACTCCCTGGGTAACGTGAGGACTGTCGTATCAGACCAACTACTGGGCACCGCTGGGCAGTTATGGTACGTGAGGGACTACGTGAGTGAGGATGATAATGTGGTCGTGATCAATGGTGATGTAATCACTAATACGCCCCTCGCCAAGGCCTATGATTACCATAGGCAACACAATGCGGACCTCACAATAATCGCGTCCCATCTATCAATACCCATTAAGTACGGGGTTCTTGAATACGAGGGTGATGGTAGGTTTAGGGACTGGGTTGAGAAGCCCATTATCAAGTTAGCGGTTGTGACTGGTATTTACATAATGAGGGGCTCATTAATCAGGATGCTAAGGAGGGAGAGGCTGGATATGAATAATTACATCAAGAACCTGAACAACCAGGGATTTAGGATTTACGTACTTGTTGGTGATAATGAGTACATCGACCTGGGCACACCCCAGGACTACCTGAACTACGTCCTAACCCACTAA
- the queC gene encoding 7-cyano-7-deazaguanine synthase QueC: MCTIGGVLIFGRLNEERARLIDEKLRRIIIKGEERGRDSFGVVLLNSNGEFRTYKFRESPTEALGKVGRLVTEDVVAAIFNNRAEPTTEYVMKKGPDDIQPMMGEYIAVAHNGTIANDRDLELKYELKRRSRIDTAILPPLLEKLWDGSLEGLRDILVNTIVGSYALAIIDRRRPGRVWLATNFKPLYVQWDYRLNAMFFASLDDYIPDTNGAIWDVMPTKRVEPYTALEVGVDGTWRTTELRQKTEGRGKGKVLVVASGGLDSTTAATYLLKEGYEVTLLHFNYGHRAETQEDRAIKRIAEFLGVPLIEVNMDFFKIVRHSPLLGDGEINRVNEGMAGAEFAHEWVPARNFVFIALATALAEAYGYDYVATGINLEEAGAYPDNEMEFIRLLNQVMPYAVGPNKHVRLLMPVGHLVKHEIVKLGLEVGAPLHLTWSCYDNGERHCGRCGPCYMRRWAFKINGVRDPVEYDLPPEVEEEFWRGTKPFVIPRRPREEP; the protein is encoded by the coding sequence GTGTGCACCATTGGCGGTGTGCTGATATTTGGGAGATTAAACGAAGAGAGGGCTAGGCTCATAGATGAGAAGTTGAGGAGGATTATAATTAAGGGTGAGGAGAGGGGACGTGATAGTTTCGGCGTGGTGCTGTTGAACAGCAATGGTGAGTTCAGGACGTATAAATTTAGGGAGAGCCCCACGGAAGCCCTTGGTAAAGTCGGTAGGTTAGTGACTGAGGATGTGGTGGCGGCCATATTTAATAATAGGGCAGAGCCCACCACGGAGTACGTCATGAAGAAGGGACCTGATGATATACAACCAATGATGGGTGAGTACATAGCGGTGGCTCACAATGGAACCATAGCTAATGATAGGGATTTGGAATTGAAGTATGAATTAAAGCGTAGGTCTAGAATAGACACGGCGATCCTACCACCCCTCCTGGAGAAGCTATGGGATGGATCCCTAGAGGGGTTGAGGGACATACTCGTAAACACCATAGTGGGTAGCTACGCATTGGCAATAATCGACAGGAGGAGGCCAGGCAGGGTTTGGCTGGCAACGAACTTTAAACCCCTCTATGTCCAGTGGGATTATAGGTTAAACGCCATGTTCTTTGCGAGCCTTGATGACTACATACCGGACACCAATGGGGCTATTTGGGATGTAATGCCCACCAAGAGGGTGGAGCCATACACAGCCCTTGAGGTTGGGGTTGACGGGACCTGGAGGACCACGGAGCTTAGGCAAAAAACTGAGGGACGGGGTAAGGGTAAGGTCCTCGTGGTGGCCAGCGGCGGGCTTGACTCAACCACGGCAGCCACTTACCTACTTAAGGAGGGTTACGAGGTAACCCTGCTGCATTTTAACTATGGCCACAGGGCGGAGACCCAGGAGGATAGGGCCATTAAGAGGATTGCGGAGTTCCTCGGCGTCCCGCTCATTGAGGTGAACATGGACTTCTTTAAGATAGTGAGACACTCACCACTGCTTGGTGATGGGGAGATAAACAGGGTTAATGAGGGAATGGCGGGCGCGGAGTTCGCCCATGAGTGGGTCCCCGCGAGGAATTTCGTTTTCATAGCCCTGGCCACAGCCTTGGCCGAGGCCTACGGGTATGACTACGTAGCCACAGGGATAAACCTAGAGGAGGCAGGTGCCTACCCCGACAATGAGATGGAGTTCATTAGGTTATTGAACCAGGTAATGCCATACGCAGTGGGGCCTAATAAGCATGTTAGGTTATTAATGCCCGTGGGGCACTTGGTAAAGCATGAAATAGTCAAGCTGGGCCTTGAGGTCGGTGCGCCTTTGCACCTGACCTGGAGTTGTTATGATAATGGGGAGAGGCACTGTGGTAGGTGTGGCCCCTGTTACATGCGCAGGTGGGCGTTTAAGATTAATGGTGTTAGGGATCCCGTGGAGTACGACTTACCGCCTGAGGTTGAGGAGGAGTTCTGGCGTGGGACCAAGCCCTTCGTAATCCCAAGGAGGCCCCGTGAAGAACCCTAA
- a CDS encoding DUF2067 family protein, with the protein MRRDAVFTFLSMDEAMLFIDMVSKRIKGKSLMIKYQKASGNIKVRVSIEGDAAELSLLYDELMRVYKDVKMAKSRGAIRAFDVSIILNRARLSAAIPLDLVVDLLQLMGRRAELRGSKLVVDMDLEDLVSLVERVSEIYKELMNTNVSSQGKRIVAIYSILRGKGVKESIDDLVRHGLLTRYGNTDFLVMTLDYQHSLTRLQSIIEGSG; encoded by the coding sequence ATGAGGAGAGATGCTGTATTTACGTTTCTAAGCATGGACGAGGCCATGCTATTCATAGACATGGTTAGTAAGAGGATTAAGGGTAAATCATTAATGATTAAGTACCAAAAGGCTAGTGGTAATATTAAGGTTAGGGTGTCCATAGAGGGTGATGCCGCGGAATTATCACTGCTGTACGATGAGTTAATGAGGGTTTACAAGGATGTAAAGATGGCGAAGTCCAGGGGGGCCATCCGCGCCTTTGACGTATCAATAATACTTAATAGGGCTAGATTAAGCGCGGCAATACCTCTCGATCTGGTGGTGGACCTACTCCAGTTGATGGGTAGGAGGGCTGAGTTAAGAGGTAGTAAGTTAGTGGTGGATATGGACCTCGAGGATTTAGTGAGCCTTGTGGAGAGGGTTTCGGAGATTTACAAGGAGCTGATGAACACCAACGTTTCATCCCAGGGCAAAAGGATTGTGGCCATATACTCAATACTCAGGGGTAAGGGTGTTAAGGAGTCGATAGATGATTTAGTGAGGCATGGTTTACTGACGAGGTACGGTAATACGGACTTCCTGGTAATGACTCTTGATTACCAGCACTCGCTAACGAGGCTTCAAAGCATCATTGAAGGTAGTGGTTAG
- a CDS encoding cation diffusion facilitator family transporter, translating to MLNLWGNEKVRIAFLSLVASVSITIMNIIAWWLTKSAAVLAESVHTALDIVITVITLVAVGVGSKPPDMEHPYGHGKAESIGGLFGSLFMILAGLLVGYEAAEKLIMKIPFKPDIVAVVLLGIAIIIDTNRFRALGRAAVKWNSRALEADSYHFKSDAFISASIVALMIIGLLMDRYYPGVFDYWGSLIDAIAAFAVIIYFGLVGARILRASIDELMDRISEELTSKVREAALTVPNVVGVSNVRARRVGTLTHVELTIKVPDHLGIAEAHQVADNVESAIKRVIGPSLVMVHEEPTLYDKVNNAINSVVKSLGVVNVHEVNIIGNGDSILVTMHVTLNDNTTLKEAQGILNAIEDSIKRVVPAKVWIHLEPSGVSIENLRVDDVRRIIEGIVNRYGGYVREVEVIRAQGLNAIRVLLALPGNTTVVKAHNIATEVEAELSKVYSMPGHIIITVIPAS from the coding sequence ATGCTTAACCTGTGGGGCAATGAGAAGGTGAGGATTGCATTCCTATCACTGGTGGCCTCGGTATCAATAACAATAATGAACATCATTGCATGGTGGCTTACGAAGTCTGCGGCTGTGCTTGCAGAGTCCGTCCATACAGCATTGGATATAGTAATAACGGTAATAACACTGGTGGCGGTGGGCGTAGGTTCCAAACCGCCCGATATGGAGCATCCTTATGGGCATGGTAAGGCTGAGAGTATTGGTGGATTATTTGGCTCATTGTTCATGATCCTGGCTGGGTTGTTAGTGGGTTATGAGGCCGCTGAGAAGTTAATAATGAAGATACCCTTCAAACCTGACATAGTTGCTGTGGTGTTGCTGGGCATCGCCATAATCATTGATACCAATAGGTTCAGGGCTTTGGGAAGGGCTGCCGTTAAGTGGAATAGTAGGGCGCTCGAGGCTGACTCTTACCACTTCAAAAGTGATGCCTTCATATCAGCCTCCATAGTTGCATTAATGATAATTGGGTTATTAATGGATAGGTATTACCCTGGGGTTTTTGATTATTGGGGCTCATTAATAGACGCCATTGCTGCCTTTGCGGTGATAATATACTTTGGGCTTGTTGGTGCCAGGATACTTAGGGCATCCATCGACGAATTGATGGATAGGATCTCTGAGGAATTAACCAGTAAGGTTAGGGAGGCGGCCTTAACGGTACCCAATGTGGTGGGTGTTTCAAATGTGAGGGCTAGGAGGGTTGGTACGTTAACCCACGTGGAGTTAACAATAAAGGTCCCCGACCACCTAGGCATAGCGGAGGCGCATCAAGTGGCTGACAATGTGGAGAGTGCCATTAAAAGGGTTATTGGGCCTTCCCTGGTGATGGTTCACGAGGAGCCCACGCTCTACGATAAGGTGAATAACGCAATAAACTCGGTGGTGAAGTCGTTAGGTGTTGTTAATGTCCACGAGGTTAATATCATAGGTAATGGCGATTCCATACTCGTGACAATGCACGTGACCCTCAACGACAATACAACACTTAAGGAGGCGCAGGGAATACTCAATGCCATTGAGGACTCCATTAAGAGGGTGGTCCCTGCGAAGGTTTGGATTCACCTGGAGCCCAGTGGAGTTAGTATTGAGAACCTGAGGGTTGATGATGTGAGGAGGATTATTGAGGGTATTGTTAACAGGTATGGTGGATATGTTAGGGAGGTGGAGGTCATAAGGGCGCAAGGCCTCAATGCGATAAGGGTCCTCCTAGCATTACCGGGGAATACCACGGTGGTTAAGGCCCATAACATCGCCACCGAGGTAGAGGCAGAGCTCTCTAAGGTCTACAGCATGCCCGGCCACATAATAATCACGGTAATCCCAGCCTCATAA
- a CDS encoding queuosine precursor transporter encodes MLPILYFILSAVVVYMSVALILWAVYRLGGDYALLMASVVSYVTLLVISEYVAVKLMNIGFAVIPAGTATYSSTVASLDILALKYGRRVARTVVWSAAALLIIVFMVNELVIYAPTPPFAQSMQYVVETAFGTSARIAIASVTAFLVAETLDVYLVTKWPWLGVIRRVAISDPISMAVDSLVFTPIAFLGIYPLTAVMSIALGQIMAKVTLVPLTMAAVYINRRALKYGYQYLTK; translated from the coding sequence GTGCTGCCCATTCTATACTTCATCCTAAGCGCTGTGGTTGTGTACATGTCCGTGGCCCTAATACTCTGGGCTGTGTATAGGCTTGGTGGTGATTATGCATTACTAATGGCCTCTGTGGTAAGTTACGTAACACTCCTAGTGATTAGCGAGTACGTGGCTGTTAAGTTAATGAACATAGGCTTTGCAGTAATACCCGCGGGCACGGCTACGTACTCCTCAACAGTGGCCTCGCTGGACATACTGGCCCTTAAGTACGGCAGAAGGGTTGCCAGAACCGTGGTTTGGAGCGCCGCGGCTTTGTTAATTATTGTGTTCATGGTTAATGAGCTCGTTATTTACGCACCAACCCCGCCCTTCGCCCAGTCCATGCAGTACGTGGTTGAGACCGCCTTTGGCACCAGTGCCAGGATCGCCATCGCCTCCGTAACGGCATTCCTAGTGGCCGAGACCCTGGACGTATACTTAGTCACTAAGTGGCCCTGGCTTGGTGTAATTAGACGTGTGGCTATTTCGGACCCAATATCCATGGCTGTGGATAGCCTAGTCTTCACGCCAATCGCATTCCTGGGCATATACCCATTAACCGCAGTCATGAGCATAGCCCTGGGCCAGATAATGGCTAAGGTAACCCTTGTACCGTTAACAATGGCGGCGGTTTACATAAACCGAAGGGCCCTTAAGTACGGCTACCAATACCTCACTAAGTAA